TTTTGAAAAATGGTGGCTGTCATAGGATATCCCTGCAGTAATACTCAGCCTCTTTCTAATGCTAATTTCATCTTCGATTGCTAAGCTAAGGTACGAGGATTCCAGATACTTAACAGGAAATTTTTCCAGACCCAGATACTGGGATATATTCGGTGCAGGCGCAGCTGATGATAGAGCTTGTTCCTCTCCCTTGTAAGAATCGTTATTCCAGAGGATGGCTATGGATACTCTGTTCCAATTCGCTATTCTATAAGAGGGATAGATATTAAAACCATAGGTCTTATAGGTCTTTATATCCCTGAAGGGTTCCATAAAATTACCAGCAACAGAGGTATCCTTAACATAATCATGATCAGTCGAGGCGTACCCCTCCTGCTCGGACATCCTGTGTGAGTAAAATGCGTTTGCCTTTACAGTGAAATCACTATATTTGATATGAAAATATGGAGATACCCTGTAATCGAAAACTCCTGGCCATTCAAAAGACCTGTTCCTCAGGGCTGCCTTCTTCACATCCTTTATGTCAGATATAACGAAAACAGGGTCATTCCAGTATAGATCATCTGACTTATAGTCGCTGAAGCAGTAATGCTGATATGTGTTGGTTTTTCCCGTGTAATAATTATACCTGAATGACAGACCTGCCTCAAATTGACTGCTGAAGCTATAGCCTGCTTTTCCGGAAAAGTTATATTTATGGTAGTTAAAATGGTCCCACTTCCTTTCATCTAAGATGTAGTCCTCTTTAGCCGGTATATTTAACTCCTCAAAGGAATATCCGTAAAGATAGTAGGGAATAAGTTTGTGGAACCATTCCCTCCTTTTTAAGCTGTCCAATTCAGCGGAAGGCTTAAACCCATCGGAGTTCATCATCGATCCTGTTAACCAATAATAAAAATCCCCCATAGGCGCACCCTGCGCTACATTGAGGGTATAGTTATTGATTTGGCCGTACTCAGCGTTACACTCAGCAAAAACCCTGGAAGGTCTCTTGCTTATAACATTGATTGAACCGATAGCCCCCCTACTTCCATAAAGGGCTGATGAGACCCCCCTGTTCACAATGATTCGCGATATGTTCATTACGGATATTTGAGATATATCAATGTCAGTAGAATACACATCCCTGATTGGTATGCCGTCAACAAGAATAGCGATCTTATCCTGGTCAAATCCTCTGATTCTTGTCCGCACATGCCCCTTTCTGTGCCTTTCTACAATTATTCCAGGTATAGCCTTGAGCGCATCATCCAAGGTCTTATCTGAATGAGCGCGAATATCCTTTTGGGTTATTCTGGTTGTGGTAGATGCATCTTCTATGTCAGCTAAAGACTCTGCCTTTACAACGATTTCACCTAATGTAAAGACACCGGTCCTCCCTGTTGCCCCCTTCCCTCTTTCCTTTTCTTCTTCTAAGGCATCTGCATTGGATTGTGAGTCATCAATGTGAATAATATCTTGTGCAAATGTGGAGGATAATACCAAGCAGAATATTACTAAAAAACAAAACGATAATCTATTCTTATTATTACAATTCTGCATTAAGGTTACATACAATATAAAAAGATGACAATATTATAGAATAAACAAGCAAATTCTTTCTTATAATCACTAATTGATCATTTATCGAGTTTATAAACCAATCTATTATTAAATATCAAATTTACTTTTTTTTTGCAGAATGTATTGATCAGTAAGATCAATTTTAATAACTGTTGGCCCGCCTATATTAATAGCGACAGCTTCATCAGGGTCATTAGTGTAACTGGCTTCCCCAACATATAAGATATATGGATCACCATTATTTTCAATATGACTTGGCGGATCAAAATCACTGCTTCCCTTATAGTCATAGAATGCCATTACAAAGTATTCACCAGCCATAATATCAGTAAATTCTATTGTTCCGCCGTTAACATCTGTTTCTCCATCATAGATGTGCTCAGGTTCGCGGTAATTATTCGGCATATGCTCGCTCTTCTTTTCATAAAGATATACGTAAAGCTTGCCAGTGCCCTGATAAAATCCATCGTCATTGGTATCGCCAAAATCTATTTGATCATATTTGCTATAATTCACAGTTGCAGATAAATCCGCAGCCCCAGCCGGGATATATGTATCCCCTCCCTCATCATCATCAAAACACCCTAATGAAAATATTAGAGAAACACATAGTATTATTGTAAGAATCCTTTCCATGCCAGCCTCCTTGTTGTATTAATATATGTTTAAAATTGCACAATATTTAAATTCATTAAAATGTGTCAATGAAATTATGTAAACATAAGTAATTAACGGTAATTTTTAGTAAGATTAAATCATATGCTTTTGTTTATGATTGTTAAGTTGATATATGTCACTTCCATATAATTTTCATAAAGCAAAAAAGATTTGCATGAGAATAATAACGTATAATTGCAACAGATATCTTAAAGGATAGAGTGCCGTCTTTATTGACTAGCACGAGATAGCATATTTACAAATGCTAACTGATTGATGGACTGAGTATTATGCTTTAGATGAGAATCAAAGATACCAGCCATGTTTAGTTAGAAATATTGATCATTCTAATAGTAAGGATAGTAATCCATAATTGAATGGTATTTTTAAAGGAGAATTTGATAAAACAACGTTGAATGAATTATATCGAGTTGATTTTGGAAAAGGTTAACAGAGATTTTGAAGAGACATCATCTCTTACATCGCCTGTGGTGATGGCTCTTTTATTATTGAATTGAAAGTCAATCTTTGAAAGAATATGCAATAATAACAAGATTCAATAGATAAACGATATAAAAGATGAGTTTAAATAATACCCAACTTTTCGCCAATGTAGAA
The Spirochaetota bacterium DNA segment above includes these coding regions:
- a CDS encoding TonB-dependent receptor plug domain-containing protein, with translation MQNCNNKNRLSFCFLVIFCLVLSSTFAQDIIHIDDSQSNADALEEEKERGKGATGRTGVFTLGEIVVKAESLADIEDASTTTRITQKDIRAHSDKTLDDALKAIPGIIVERHRKGHVRTRIRGFDQDKIAILVDGIPIRDVYSTDIDISQISVMNISRIIVNRGVSSALYGSRGAIGSINVISKRPSRVFAECNAEYGQINNYTLNVAQGAPMGDFYYWLTGSMMNSDGFKPSAELDSLKRREWFHKLIPYYLYGYSFEELNIPAKEDYILDERKWDHFNYHKYNFSGKAGYSFSSQFEAGLSFRYNYYTGKTNTYQHYCFSDYKSDDLYWNDPVFVISDIKDVKKAALRNRSFEWPGVFDYRVSPYFHIKYSDFTVKANAFYSHRMSEQEGYASTDHDYVKDTSVAGNFMEPFRDIKTYKTYGFNIYPSYRIANWNRVSIAILWNNDSYKGEEQALSSAAPAPNISQYLGLEKFPVKYLESSYLSLAIEDEISIRKRLSITAGISYDSHHFSKYKNRIGIYEYGDAYILKDDSMFWGTRDSFNPVAGITYEVMKNLLLLRMSGSIKTRFPTLSEYSKVLDAMHDDYLKPERSYNSNTGFELFVLDKTLSFRIDYFASIITNRIEKIAGGDEPPINIERIISQGVENLLSYEKDDILDIFDLNMQISYTYIHARSRDDSHDEKANKGKLLELTPEHQMTADLRLNFKSNTSINLRGYATFNQVMYTMKYRPEPEVTTPPLVTYSTDYFKSVKVHDPVILNIRISQKIYEYYELYILCRNILDDYNADPFNPGPGRMFYLGGSARL